The Linepithema humile isolate Giens D197 chromosome 7, Lhum_UNIL_v1.0, whole genome shotgun sequence genome has a window encoding:
- the LOC105678548 gene encoding trophozoite exported protein 1-like isoform X2: MSENTFEEKNNSFKDYRTNSFDDGDLQTRLYAEIYYESNNQEELKTTNIPKMVQFDNICNELNIVPESVHKPEDKQYLESKGARKQLTYNDTLQVQNPLDPHVPIQVQTCNDKEANSGQEANSMDDECNSMNNKSYSAVKEKENSVKKHKSSNYTKKKHQKSLQEDNTVSLNDSVSEVIYSKYSIRQKSEKQEMLSAKQDDKDQQISDGSDSEVSIFEVPIPPKPKPLLIDLQDSDEEKSVDKDNLHQKALKITNTSVPLAGINNELEVQETSSYQVISSKNKNTSKSQRNKNTVNVDKITQTTTHTQEVSEDIVLNCSPIKKVTNSISEIRQLSKDTEINQDQRNTLMENIKYKKKTPQKTKKYSENNDNLQQDTHMISSKRKLQTKKTQQNLNINNTGCNVYDLGHKDQDFSDNMLVNIPCSDKNKATKEKRKCNSPIISNVKHKRQCIIQQSSQNITLQDNNDKERREGDKYFTPMSQEMKDYYCNSTRGQENFDISELQRNMSKDPKMWKISDEDLMPRPCNRQRNRFWKDKCHNCHQDGHHSYDCTVKRRICCRMCSEKGHTKFRCSWRMCLTCGHEANQCPDLWRRYHQTTDMSNMPQDVGNTMKPPNLLYCCNCNKRGHESSTCKEEQMTPHHFVTPATVTNYTDGPTYNPNAAISSECYHHTMNISPSEAASSETSIPRNVNMQEAMEEHSGLSANVNLSPLSEEANKVPISQEAMNIPQTEKIVKTDKISENQKTKELTYIINEKIFINVIYSCGKFLHKNNKKSRMICQNLSMLALSSYGKTTIANLEKRKVFPSFLEALNEKHVPFEVKIGFTACQRKNVMLQLITVGQSLELIYELLLHWINLPNEEKVYGIDITLPRNSTKMFNLLSTRMPQFKKMGFTSYDNDLCDPQNMFLQIKSKKTELEKERKGKYKKESIKEYCRERTKLWRMQVKLLMIANTEPEPNKYVYMLQNAMKELELKQYQMSEELDIVTYLKFTLLYNILFVPHTPIHLYKMLYRFRKHATNKKLFNMQQRQELDREISEQENHALCTNMNLSFPPITPSTSQDINLVENLSAVNIQQNASNNITNDILPINDATNNNRDETMINDPTVQIPPFIITSFNTESATVPSEDFTSDINVESTVSTSGQNAQSAMPQKQTKSEEKRFKKPFANEKFNKKNQKKKNVYKKALEIIEQAREFKVSHIINAADDLRRKVTNQILTSQHVAALEKLIRVEKKYQKAITSCCNSLKT; encoded by the exons ATTATAGAACGAATAGTTTTGATGACGGTGACTTACAAACTCGATTATACGCAGAAATTTATTACGAATCAAATAATCAAGAGGAATTAAAAACTACTAACATCCCAAAAATGGTTCAATTTGATAATATCTGCAACGAGTTGAATATTGTACCAGAGAGTGTGCACAAACCTGAAGATAAGCAGTATTTGGAATCTAAAGGTGCTAGAA AACAATTGACATATAATGATACATTGCAAGTACAAAATCCATTAGATCCTCATGTGCCAATTCAAGTTCAGACTTGCAATGATAAAGAAGCAAATTCTGGTCAAGAAGCAAATTCTATGGATGATGAATGTAACAGcatgaataataaaagttattcagcagtaaaagaaaaggaaaattcTGTCAAGAAACATAAGTCTTCAAACTATACGAAAAAGAAGCATCAAAAGAGCTTGCAAGAGGATAATACTGTATCATTAAATGATTCAGTTAGTGAagtaatatattcaaaatatagtATTCGTCAGAAATCTGAGAAACAAGAAATGCTCTCAGCCAAACAAGATGATAAAGATCAACAAATCTCAGATGGTTCAGACTCTGAAGTATCTATCTTTGAAGTACCAATACCACCGAAACCAAAGCCACTACTTATAGATCTACAAGATTCAGATGAAGAGAAATCAGTGGATAAAGATAATTTGCATCAAAaggcattaaaaattacaaatacaagCGTTCCATTAGCAGGTATTAACAACGAATTAGAAGTTCAAGAGACATCAAGCTATCAAGTTATATcctcgaaaaataaaaataccagTAAATCTCAACGTAATAAGAATACAGTGAATGTTGATAAAATCACACAAACCACAACACACACGCAAGAAGTTAGTGAAGATATTGTTCTGAATTGTTCACCTATTAAGAAAGTTACCAACAGTATAAGTGAAATTAGACAGTTATCCAAAGATACGGAGATTAATCAAGATCAAAGAAATACATTgatggaaaatataaaatataaaaaaaaaacaccacaaaagacaaaaaaatatagcgaAAATAACGATAATCTCCAACAAGATACACATATGATTtcatcaaaaagaaaattgcagaCAAAAAAGACACagcaaaatttaaacataaataacaCAGGATGTAATGTATATGATCTTGGGCACAAAGATCAAGACTTTTCAGACAACATGTTAGTGAATATACCATGTAGtgacaaaaataaagcaacaaaagagaaaagaaaatgcaataGCCCGATCATTAGCAACGTTAAACATAAGCGACAATGCATCATTCAGCAAAGTAGTCAAAATATCACGCTACAAGAcaataatgataaagaaagGAGAGAAGGGGACAAATATTTCACACCAATGTCGCAAGAGATGAAAGACTATTACTGCAACTCGACTCGTGGCCAAGAAAACTTTGACATCAGTGAACTACAGCGTAATATGTCGAAAGATCCCAAAATGTGGAAAATTTCAGATGAGGATCTGATGCCACGCCCTTGTAACAGACAACGCAATAGGTTCTGGAAAGATAAATGTCACAATTGTCATCAGGATGGCCACCATAGTTATGACTGTACGGTGAAACGTAGAATATGTTGCCGTATGTGCAGCGAAAAGGGCCATACCAAGTTTCGCTGCTCTTGGAGGATGTGTTTGACATGCG GACACGAAGCGAACCAATGTCCCGATCTTTGGCGACGGTATCATCAAACGACCGACATGAGCAACATGCCGCAAGATGTAGGCAACACAATGAAACCACCGAATCTGCTGTATTGCTGCAACTGCAACAAGCGTGGCCACGAGTCGTCCACATGCAAGGAAGAGCAAATGACGCCCCATCATTTTGTTACTCCGGCGACTGTCACGAATTACACAGATGGGCCCACATACAACCCAAATGCGGCAATTTCATCGGAATGCTATCACCATACCATGAATATCTCACCATCCGAGGCGGCAAGCAGCGAAACGTCGATTCCGCGAAATGTGAACATGCAAGAAGCAATGGAAGAACACTCAGGACTGTCTGCTAATGTAAATTTGTCACCACTGAGTGAGGAAGCTAACAAAGTGCCAATTTCGCAAGAAGCCATGAACATTCCACAAACGGAAAAGATTGTCAAGACAGATAAGATATCCGAAAATCAAAAGACAAAGGAGCtaacatacataataaatgaaaaaatctttattaacgTCATCTACTCCTGTGGTAAATTTctgcataaaaataacaaaaaatcgCGAATGATCTGTCAAAATCTTTCTATGCTCGCATTATCATCTTATGGGAAGACTACTATAGCTAACTTAGAAAAACGTAAAGTTTTCCCGAGTTTTCTCGAGGCATTGAATGAAAAACATGTACCATTTGAAGTGAAAATAGGCTTTACAGCCTGTCAACGTAAGAATGTAATGTTACAGTTGATAACAGTAGGACAATCCTTAGAGCTGATATATGAACTGCTGCTTCATTGGATCAATCTTCCGAATGAGGAGAAGGTTTACGGAATAGATATAACTCTACCCAGGAATTCAACAAAGATGTTCAACTTATTAAGTACGAGGATGCcgcagtttaaaaaaatgggttTTACATCTTATGATAACGATTTGTGTGATCCACAAAATATGTTCCTTCAAATAAAGTCTAAGAAAACCGAgttagaaaaggaaagaaaaggaaagtACAAGAAAGAATCCATAAAAGAATATTGTCGCGAACGCACAAAATTGTGGCGTATGCAAGTCAAACTTCTTATGATTGCTAACACTGAGCCCGAGCCAAATAAGTACGTATATATGCTTCAAAATGCGATGAAGGAGCTCGAATTAAAACAATACCAGATGAGTGAGGAACTCGACATCGTCACATATCTTAAATTTACTCtgctttacaatattttattcgtacCTCACACACCAATTCATCTGTATAAGATGCTGTATCGCTTTAGAAAGCAtgcgacaaataaaaaattattcaacatgCAGCAACGGCAAGAGTTGGACAGGGAGATAAGTGAACAAGAAAATCACGCATTATGTACTAACATGAATCTTTCGTTTCCGCCTATTACACCTTCTACCTCGCAAGACATTAATTTAGTTGAAAACCTGTCTGCTGTTAATATTCAGCAGAATGCGAGtaacaatattacaaatgatattttacctATCAACGATGCAACAAATAACAATCGCGATGAGACAATGATAAATGATCCTACTGTGCAGATTCCTCCgtttattattacatcatTCAATACTGAGTCAGCAACAGTTCCATCAGAAGATTTCACAAGTGACATAAACGTTGAATCTACTGTATCGACGAGTGGACAGAACGCACAATCTGCAATGCCTCAAAAGCAGACGAAatcagaagaaaaaagattcaAAAAGCCATTtgcaaatgaaaaatttaataaaaaaaatcagaagaaaaaaaatgtatataaaaaagcgTTAGAAATAATAGAACAGGCTCGCGAGTTCAAAGTATCTCACATAATAAATGCAGCAGACGACTTACGAAGAAAAGTTACCAATCAGATACTTACATCTCAACACGTCGCTGCgctagagaaattaattagagtggaaaaaaaatatcagaaggCCATTACCTCTTGTTGCAATTccttaaaaacataa
- the LOC105678548 gene encoding uncharacterized protein isoform X1, with protein sequence MSENTFEEKNNSFKDYRTNSFDDGDLQTRLYAEIYYESNNQEELKTTNIPKMVQFDNICNELNIVPESVHKPEDKQYLESKGARKQLTYNDTLQVQNPLDPHVPIQVQTCNDKEANSGQEANSMDDECNSMNNKSYSAVKEKENSVKKHKSSNYTKKKHQKSLQEDNTVSLNDSVSEVIYSKYSIRQKSEKQEMLSAKQDDKDQQISDGSDSEVSIFEVPIPPKPKPLLIDLQDSDEEKSVDKDNLHQKALKITNTSVPLAGINNELEVQETSSYQVISSKNKNTSKSQRNKNTVNVDKITQTTTHTQEVSEDIVLNCSPIKKVTNSISEIRQLSKDTEINQDQRNTLMENIKYKKKTPQKTKKYSENNDNLQQDTHMISSKRKLQTKKTQQNLNINNTGCNVYDLGHKDQDFSDNMLVNIPCSDKNKATKEKRKCNSPIISNVKHKRQCIIQQSSQNITLQDNNDKERREGDKYFTPMSQEMKDYYCNSTRGQENFDISELQRNMSKDPKMWKISDEDLMPRPCNRQRNRFWKDKCHNCHQDGHHSYDCTVKRRICCRMCSEKGHTKFRCSWRMCLTCGKKQNMYTMTCKSCYVLYCTMCDSVGHEANQCPDLWRRYHQTTDMSNMPQDVGNTMKPPNLLYCCNCNKRGHESSTCKEEQMTPHHFVTPATVTNYTDGPTYNPNAAISSECYHHTMNISPSEAASSETSIPRNVNMQEAMEEHSGLSANVNLSPLSEEANKVPISQEAMNIPQTEKIVKTDKISENQKTKELTYIINEKIFINVIYSCGKFLHKNNKKSRMICQNLSMLALSSYGKTTIANLEKRKVFPSFLEALNEKHVPFEVKIGFTACQRKNVMLQLITVGQSLELIYELLLHWINLPNEEKVYGIDITLPRNSTKMFNLLSTRMPQFKKMGFTSYDNDLCDPQNMFLQIKSKKTELEKERKGKYKKESIKEYCRERTKLWRMQVKLLMIANTEPEPNKYVYMLQNAMKELELKQYQMSEELDIVTYLKFTLLYNILFVPHTPIHLYKMLYRFRKHATNKKLFNMQQRQELDREISEQENHALCTNMNLSFPPITPSTSQDINLVENLSAVNIQQNASNNITNDILPINDATNNNRDETMINDPTVQIPPFIITSFNTESATVPSEDFTSDINVESTVSTSGQNAQSAMPQKQTKSEEKRFKKPFANEKFNKKNQKKKNVYKKALEIIEQAREFKVSHIINAADDLRRKVTNQILTSQHVAALEKLIRVEKKYQKAITSCCNSLKT encoded by the exons ATTATAGAACGAATAGTTTTGATGACGGTGACTTACAAACTCGATTATACGCAGAAATTTATTACGAATCAAATAATCAAGAGGAATTAAAAACTACTAACATCCCAAAAATGGTTCAATTTGATAATATCTGCAACGAGTTGAATATTGTACCAGAGAGTGTGCACAAACCTGAAGATAAGCAGTATTTGGAATCTAAAGGTGCTAGAA AACAATTGACATATAATGATACATTGCAAGTACAAAATCCATTAGATCCTCATGTGCCAATTCAAGTTCAGACTTGCAATGATAAAGAAGCAAATTCTGGTCAAGAAGCAAATTCTATGGATGATGAATGTAACAGcatgaataataaaagttattcagcagtaaaagaaaaggaaaattcTGTCAAGAAACATAAGTCTTCAAACTATACGAAAAAGAAGCATCAAAAGAGCTTGCAAGAGGATAATACTGTATCATTAAATGATTCAGTTAGTGAagtaatatattcaaaatatagtATTCGTCAGAAATCTGAGAAACAAGAAATGCTCTCAGCCAAACAAGATGATAAAGATCAACAAATCTCAGATGGTTCAGACTCTGAAGTATCTATCTTTGAAGTACCAATACCACCGAAACCAAAGCCACTACTTATAGATCTACAAGATTCAGATGAAGAGAAATCAGTGGATAAAGATAATTTGCATCAAAaggcattaaaaattacaaatacaagCGTTCCATTAGCAGGTATTAACAACGAATTAGAAGTTCAAGAGACATCAAGCTATCAAGTTATATcctcgaaaaataaaaataccagTAAATCTCAACGTAATAAGAATACAGTGAATGTTGATAAAATCACACAAACCACAACACACACGCAAGAAGTTAGTGAAGATATTGTTCTGAATTGTTCACCTATTAAGAAAGTTACCAACAGTATAAGTGAAATTAGACAGTTATCCAAAGATACGGAGATTAATCAAGATCAAAGAAATACATTgatggaaaatataaaatataaaaaaaaaacaccacaaaagacaaaaaaatatagcgaAAATAACGATAATCTCCAACAAGATACACATATGATTtcatcaaaaagaaaattgcagaCAAAAAAGACACagcaaaatttaaacataaataacaCAGGATGTAATGTATATGATCTTGGGCACAAAGATCAAGACTTTTCAGACAACATGTTAGTGAATATACCATGTAGtgacaaaaataaagcaacaaaagagaaaagaaaatgcaataGCCCGATCATTAGCAACGTTAAACATAAGCGACAATGCATCATTCAGCAAAGTAGTCAAAATATCACGCTACAAGAcaataatgataaagaaagGAGAGAAGGGGACAAATATTTCACACCAATGTCGCAAGAGATGAAAGACTATTACTGCAACTCGACTCGTGGCCAAGAAAACTTTGACATCAGTGAACTACAGCGTAATATGTCGAAAGATCCCAAAATGTGGAAAATTTCAGATGAGGATCTGATGCCACGCCCTTGTAACAGACAACGCAATAGGTTCTGGAAAGATAAATGTCACAATTGTCATCAGGATGGCCACCATAGTTATGACTGTACGGTGAAACGTAGAATATGTTGCCGTATGTGCAGCGAAAAGGGCCATACCAAGTTTCGCTGCTCTTGGAGGATGTGTTTGACATGCGGTAAGAAACAGAATATGTATACTATGACTTGTAAGTCTTGTTATGTCCTGTACTGTACTATGTGTGATTCGGTAGGACACGAAGCGAACCAATGTCCCGATCTTTGGCGACGGTATCATCAAACGACCGACATGAGCAACATGCCGCAAGATGTAGGCAACACAATGAAACCACCGAATCTGCTGTATTGCTGCAACTGCAACAAGCGTGGCCACGAGTCGTCCACATGCAAGGAAGAGCAAATGACGCCCCATCATTTTGTTACTCCGGCGACTGTCACGAATTACACAGATGGGCCCACATACAACCCAAATGCGGCAATTTCATCGGAATGCTATCACCATACCATGAATATCTCACCATCCGAGGCGGCAAGCAGCGAAACGTCGATTCCGCGAAATGTGAACATGCAAGAAGCAATGGAAGAACACTCAGGACTGTCTGCTAATGTAAATTTGTCACCACTGAGTGAGGAAGCTAACAAAGTGCCAATTTCGCAAGAAGCCATGAACATTCCACAAACGGAAAAGATTGTCAAGACAGATAAGATATCCGAAAATCAAAAGACAAAGGAGCtaacatacataataaatgaaaaaatctttattaacgTCATCTACTCCTGTGGTAAATTTctgcataaaaataacaaaaaatcgCGAATGATCTGTCAAAATCTTTCTATGCTCGCATTATCATCTTATGGGAAGACTACTATAGCTAACTTAGAAAAACGTAAAGTTTTCCCGAGTTTTCTCGAGGCATTGAATGAAAAACATGTACCATTTGAAGTGAAAATAGGCTTTACAGCCTGTCAACGTAAGAATGTAATGTTACAGTTGATAACAGTAGGACAATCCTTAGAGCTGATATATGAACTGCTGCTTCATTGGATCAATCTTCCGAATGAGGAGAAGGTTTACGGAATAGATATAACTCTACCCAGGAATTCAACAAAGATGTTCAACTTATTAAGTACGAGGATGCcgcagtttaaaaaaatgggttTTACATCTTATGATAACGATTTGTGTGATCCACAAAATATGTTCCTTCAAATAAAGTCTAAGAAAACCGAgttagaaaaggaaagaaaaggaaagtACAAGAAAGAATCCATAAAAGAATATTGTCGCGAACGCACAAAATTGTGGCGTATGCAAGTCAAACTTCTTATGATTGCTAACACTGAGCCCGAGCCAAATAAGTACGTATATATGCTTCAAAATGCGATGAAGGAGCTCGAATTAAAACAATACCAGATGAGTGAGGAACTCGACATCGTCACATATCTTAAATTTACTCtgctttacaatattttattcgtacCTCACACACCAATTCATCTGTATAAGATGCTGTATCGCTTTAGAAAGCAtgcgacaaataaaaaattattcaacatgCAGCAACGGCAAGAGTTGGACAGGGAGATAAGTGAACAAGAAAATCACGCATTATGTACTAACATGAATCTTTCGTTTCCGCCTATTACACCTTCTACCTCGCAAGACATTAATTTAGTTGAAAACCTGTCTGCTGTTAATATTCAGCAGAATGCGAGtaacaatattacaaatgatattttacctATCAACGATGCAACAAATAACAATCGCGATGAGACAATGATAAATGATCCTACTGTGCAGATTCCTCCgtttattattacatcatTCAATACTGAGTCAGCAACAGTTCCATCAGAAGATTTCACAAGTGACATAAACGTTGAATCTACTGTATCGACGAGTGGACAGAACGCACAATCTGCAATGCCTCAAAAGCAGACGAAatcagaagaaaaaagattcaAAAAGCCATTtgcaaatgaaaaatttaataaaaaaaatcagaagaaaaaaaatgtatataaaaaagcgTTAGAAATAATAGAACAGGCTCGCGAGTTCAAAGTATCTCACATAATAAATGCAGCAGACGACTTACGAAGAAAAGTTACCAATCAGATACTTACATCTCAACACGTCGCTGCgctagagaaattaattagagtggaaaaaaaatatcagaaggCCATTACCTCTTGTTGCAATTccttaaaaacataa
- the snRNP-U1-C gene encoding U1 small nuclear ribonucleoprotein C, with protein sequence MPKYYCDYCDTYLTHDSPSVRKTHCQGRKHKDNVKYFYQKWMEEQAQHLIDATTAAFKAGKIASNPFAASKGAAIPPPPNLGSSLGSRSGVPPQGPPGMMPPPGMHPAGPMGPGGPMMMGPHGPMPPPMMGMRPPMMGPMGPMGPMMGPIGPMGHMRPPMNGPPPPMVGPPPMKK encoded by the coding sequence ATGCCGAAATACTATTGTGATTATTGTGACACTTATTTGACACATGACTCGCCGAGCGTGCGGAAAACCCATTGCCAGGGTCGTAAGCACAAAGACAATGTGAAGTATTTCTATCAGAAATGGATGGAGGAGCAAGCTCAGCACTTGATCGACGCAACGACTGCTGCTTTCAAGGCCGGTAAGATCGCCTCTAACCCCTTTGCGGCCAGTAAGGGCGCGGCGATACCGCCACCACCGAATCTTGGCTCCAGCCTTGGCTCAAGATCCGGAGTGCCACCACAAGGACCTCCAGGAATGATGCCACCACCTGGTATGCATCCAGCAGGTCCCATGGGACCAGGTGGTCCAATGATGATGGGACCTCATGGACCAATGCCACCTCCTATGATGGGTATGAGGCCGCCGATGATGGGGCCTATGGGTCCAATGGGTCCTATGATGGGTCCTATAGGTCCTATGGGTCATATGAGACCACCGATGAATGGACCACCACCTCCAATGGTAGGTCCACCACCAATGAAGAAATGA